From one Streptomyces sp. ICC1 genomic stretch:
- a CDS encoding DUF881 domain-containing protein: MCGMSQPPPNRSSSPPPDGVRGNPRPARPDASMSLLTHVMDHSLDEGYAEASARREAKGTAGLPRTLKAKLGLAAGLVVAAMVVTLGAAEARVAAPVLAKERQELIDRVERADAHADGLERDIERSRDAVADRQREALKQHGGDQGQLVALLSGATEVHGPGIKLTVDDAKGSSTGNGSKPRENTGFADTGRLRDRDMQKIVNGLWQSGAEAISINGQRLTSLSAIRAAGDAILVDNRPLVPPYEVLAIGDKKRLGTAFQDSADGQYLHVLQESYGIRYTLSAEADVRLPAASSLTVRTATAAEQQKGAS, from the coding sequence ATGTGCGGCATGTCGCAGCCGCCCCCCAACCGGAGTTCGTCGCCTCCCCCGGACGGTGTCCGCGGGAACCCCAGGCCCGCGCGGCCGGACGCTTCCATGTCGCTGCTGACGCACGTGATGGACCACAGCCTCGACGAGGGCTACGCGGAGGCCTCCGCCCGGCGCGAGGCGAAGGGCACGGCGGGTCTGCCGCGCACCCTCAAGGCCAAGCTGGGTCTGGCCGCCGGGCTGGTGGTCGCCGCCATGGTCGTCACGCTGGGCGCCGCCGAGGCGCGGGTGGCCGCGCCGGTGCTGGCCAAGGAGCGTCAGGAACTGATCGACCGGGTCGAGCGGGCCGACGCGCACGCCGACGGCCTGGAGCGGGACATCGAGCGGTCGCGGGACGCCGTCGCCGACCGCCAGCGCGAGGCGCTCAAGCAGCACGGCGGCGACCAGGGTCAGCTCGTGGCGCTGCTGTCCGGGGCCACCGAGGTGCACGGGCCCGGGATCAAGCTCACGGTGGACGACGCCAAGGGCTCGTCCACGGGCAACGGCTCCAAGCCGCGCGAGAACACCGGTTTCGCGGACACCGGGCGGCTCCGCGACCGCGATATGCAGAAGATCGTCAACGGGCTGTGGCAGTCCGGGGCGGAGGCGATCTCGATCAACGGGCAGCGGCTGACGTCGCTGTCGGCGATCCGGGCCGCCGGTGACGCGATACTGGTCGACAACAGGCCGCTGGTCCCGCCGTACGAAGTACTGGCGATCGGTGACAAGAAGCGTCTGGGGACGGCGTTCCAGGACTCCGCGGACGGCCAGTACCTGCACGTGCTGCAGGAGAGCTACGGGATCCGCTACACGCTGTCGGCCGAGGCGGACGTGCGCCTCCCGGCCGCGTCGAGCCTGACCGTACGCACGGCAACAGCAGCAGAGCAGCAGAAGGGTGCATCGTGA
- a CDS encoding mannose-1-phosphate guanyltransferase encodes MKAVVMAGGEGTRLRPMTSSMPKPLLPVANRPIMEHVLRLLKRHGLNETVVTVQFLASLVRNYFGDGEELGMELTYANEEKPLGTAGSVKNAEEALKDDTFLVISGDALTDFDLTDLIRFHKAKGGLVTVCLTRVPNPLEFGITIVDEEGKVERFLEKPTWGQVFSDTINTGIYVMEPEIFDYVDADVSVDWSGDVFPQLMKEGRPIYGYVAEGYWEDVGTHESYVKAQADVLEGKVQVDMDGFEISPGVWIAEGAEVSPEAVLRGPLYIGDYAKVEAGVEIREHTVIGSNVVVKSGAFLHKAVVHDNVYIGPHSNLRGCVIGKNTDIMRAARIEDGAVIGDECLVGEESIIQGNVRVYPFKTIEAGAFVNTSVIWESRGQAHLFGARGVTGILNVEITPELVVRLAGAYATTLKKGATVTTARDHSRGARALKRAVISALQASAINVRDLENVPLPVARQQTARGSAGGIVLRTSPGIPDSVDIMFLDERGADLSLQQQRKLDRVYARQEYRRAFPGEIGDLQFPGSVFDAYTGSLLRRVDTTGVADSGLKVVVDASNGSAGLVLPSLLGRLGVDALTVNPGLDESRPTETAESRRAGLVRLGEIVASSRAAFGVRFDPVGERISLVDERGRIIEDDRALLVMLDLVAAEKRSGKVALTVTTTRIAEQVAAYHGTQVEWTTTSPDDLTRVGRAENTIFGGDGRGGFIVPEFSSVFDGSAAFVQLIGLVARTQLTLSQIDARIPRAHVLKRDVPTPWAVKGLVMRRVVEAAGDREVDTTDGVRVVEADGRWALVLPDPAEAVTHLWAEGPDDASAQALLDDWAAVVDGAGH; translated from the coding sequence ATGAAGGCCGTCGTAATGGCCGGTGGCGAAGGAACTCGTCTCCGCCCTATGACCTCGAGCATGCCCAAGCCGCTCCTGCCGGTGGCGAACCGGCCGATCATGGAGCACGTGCTCAGGCTCCTCAAGCGCCATGGGCTCAACGAGACCGTGGTCACCGTGCAATTCCTGGCATCGCTCGTCAGGAACTACTTCGGTGACGGCGAGGAGCTCGGCATGGAGCTCACCTACGCCAATGAGGAGAAGCCCCTCGGCACCGCGGGCAGCGTGAAGAACGCCGAGGAGGCTTTGAAGGACGACACCTTCCTCGTCATCTCCGGCGACGCACTCACCGACTTCGACCTGACCGACCTCATCCGCTTCCACAAGGCGAAGGGCGGACTCGTCACCGTCTGCCTCACCCGTGTGCCGAACCCACTGGAATTCGGCATCACCATCGTGGACGAGGAAGGCAAGGTGGAGCGCTTCCTCGAGAAGCCCACCTGGGGCCAGGTCTTCTCGGACACCATCAACACCGGCATCTACGTCATGGAGCCGGAGATCTTCGACTACGTGGACGCGGACGTCTCCGTGGACTGGTCCGGTGACGTCTTCCCGCAGTTGATGAAGGAAGGCCGGCCGATCTACGGCTACGTGGCCGAAGGCTACTGGGAGGACGTGGGCACCCACGAGAGCTATGTGAAGGCCCAGGCCGACGTGCTCGAGGGCAAGGTCCAGGTCGACATGGACGGCTTCGAGATCTCGCCCGGGGTGTGGATCGCCGAAGGCGCCGAGGTGAGCCCCGAGGCGGTGCTGCGCGGACCGCTGTACATCGGGGACTACGCCAAGGTCGAAGCCGGTGTGGAGATCCGCGAGCACACGGTCATCGGGTCGAACGTCGTCGTGAAGAGCGGCGCGTTCCTGCACAAGGCCGTGGTGCACGACAACGTCTACATCGGGCCGCACAGCAACCTGCGCGGCTGCGTCATCGGCAAGAACACCGACATCATGCGGGCCGCCAGGATCGAGGACGGCGCCGTCATCGGCGACGAGTGCCTCGTCGGCGAAGAATCGATCATCCAGGGGAACGTACGGGTCTACCCCTTCAAGACGATCGAGGCCGGCGCCTTCGTCAACACGTCGGTGATCTGGGAGTCCCGGGGGCAGGCGCACCTGTTCGGCGCCCGTGGCGTCACGGGGATCCTGAACGTGGAGATCACCCCCGAACTGGTGGTCCGGCTGGCCGGTGCCTACGCGACGACCCTGAAGAAGGGCGCGACGGTCACCACGGCCCGTGACCACTCCCGAGGCGCGCGAGCACTCAAGCGGGCCGTGATCTCGGCGCTGCAGGCGAGCGCGATCAACGTGCGGGACCTGGAGAACGTCCCGCTGCCCGTGGCGCGCCAGCAGACCGCGCGCGGCAGCGCCGGCGGAATCGTGCTGCGGACCTCGCCGGGGATCCCCGATTCGGTGGACATCATGTTCCTCGACGAGCGGGGTGCGGACCTCTCCCTCCAGCAGCAGCGCAAGCTCGACCGGGTCTACGCGCGGCAGGAGTACCGCCGTGCGTTCCCCGGCGAGATCGGCGACCTGCAGTTCCCGGGCAGCGTCTTCGACGCCTACACGGGCTCGCTGCTGCGGCGGGTGGACACCACCGGGGTCGCGGACTCGGGCCTCAAGGTGGTCGTGGACGCCTCCAACGGCAGCGCCGGACTCGTGCTCCCCAGCCTGCTGGGCCGGCTCGGGGTGGACGCCCTCACCGTCAATCCGGGGCTGGACGAGTCCCGGCCGACGGAGACCGCGGAATCCCGGCGGGCCGGCCTGGTGCGGCTCGGCGAGATCGTGGCGTCCTCGCGCGCGGCCTTCGGCGTCCGCTTCGACCCGGTGGGGGAGCGGATCTCCCTGGTGGACGAGCGCGGGCGGATCATCGAGGACGACCGGGCGTTGCTGGTCATGCTCGATCTCGTGGCGGCCGAGAAGCGCAGCGGCAAGGTGGCGCTGACGGTGACCACCACCCGGATCGCCGAGCAGGTGGCGGCGTACCACGGCACCCAGGTGGAGTGGACGACGACCTCGCCCGACGACCTGACCCGCGTGGGCCGGGCCGAGAACACCATCTTCGGCGGCGACGGCCGGGGCGGTTTCATCGTCCCGGAGTTCAGCAGCGTCTTCGACGGGTCGGCGGCCTTCGTACAACTGATCGGGCTGGTGGCGCGGACGCAGCTCACGCTGAGCCAGATCGATGCCCGGATCCCGCGGGCGCACGTGCTCAAGCGGGACGTGCCGACCCCCTGGGCGGTGAAGGGGCTCGTCATGCGGCGGGTCGTGGAGGCGGCCGGGGACCGGGAGGTGGACACCACCGACGGGGTACGGGTCGTCGAGGCCGACGGGCGGTGGGCGCTGGTGCTGCCGGATCCGGCGGAGGCGGTCACGCACCTGTGGGCGGAAGGGCCGGACGACGCGTCCGCGCAGGCGCTGCTGGACGACTGGGCCGCGGTGGTGGACGGCGCCGGGCACTGA
- a CDS encoding CDP-alcohol phosphatidyltransferase family protein codes for MEVQETRVQTDRIFTIPNILSMARLAGVPLFLWLILAEHDGWALAVLMLSGISDYLDGKLARRWNQISSLGRLLDPAADRLYILSTLFGLTYREILPLWLTGALLARELMLLVMVWILRRHGYPPPQVNFLGKAATFNLMYAFPFLLVSTWSGWLAWTGSVLGWAFAGWGTTLYWWAGILYVVQVRRLVKSDATAD; via the coding sequence GTGGAGGTCCAGGAGACTCGGGTCCAGACTGACCGAATTTTCACCATTCCGAACATCCTGAGCATGGCTCGCCTCGCCGGCGTACCCCTGTTCCTGTGGCTGATCCTCGCCGAGCATGACGGCTGGGCACTCGCCGTCCTCATGCTCAGCGGGATCAGCGACTACCTGGACGGGAAGCTCGCGCGGCGCTGGAACCAGATCAGCAGCCTCGGCCGGCTCCTGGATCCGGCCGCGGACCGGCTCTACATCCTGTCCACCCTGTTCGGTCTCACGTACCGCGAGATCCTGCCGCTCTGGCTCACCGGCGCACTGCTCGCACGCGAGCTGATGCTGCTGGTCATGGTCTGGATCCTGCGCAGGCACGGCTATCCGCCGCCCCAGGTCAACTTCCTCGGCAAGGCCGCGACCTTCAACCTGATGTACGCGTTCCCCTTCCTCCTGGTGAGCACCTGGTCAGGATGGTTGGCCTGGACGGGGTCAGTTTTGGGATGGGCCTTCGCCGGATGGGGTACAACCCTCTATTGGTGGGCAGGAATCCTATACGTGGTGCAGGTCCGTCGTCTCGTGAAGTCGGACGCCACGGCCGATTGA